Within the Calypte anna isolate BGI_N300 chromosome 28, bCalAnn1_v1.p, whole genome shotgun sequence genome, the region TGACAGGAGCACAGGCTATCCCAGCAAAAGACTCTGGGAAGTGCAGGTCCCTTTCCCACTCATCCGTTTCGGTGTTGTACACCTGCACGATGCTGGTGACGTTGTTCAGGTGCCAGTTGTAACCCCCTACAATGTAAATCTTCTTCTCCAGCAGACAACACCCCGCTTCCGACTGCCCGGCCCGCATGGGGCTGACTGTTGTCCACTGGTCCGTTTCAGGCACGTAGTACTCCACAGCCAGAACATCAAAGCACCGGTCCACATGGTCCATCCTGCCTCCCAGAGCATAAATCCTCTTGTTTGCACTCACCATGGCGTGCAGGACTCTGGGTTCATTCATGGGGGTTTTAAACTCCCACTGATCCACGGCGGGGTCGTAACAGTGCAGGGCTTTCTTGTCCTCCACTGAAATCCCATACCCACCCGAGATGTACAGCTTGTCACCCACCGTGGCCCCGGCGTGGCCCCAGGTCCGGCGTTTCAGTGAGCAGACATAAGTCCACTCGTTGTTTTTGGGACAGTACTTCTCCACAGAAGCCAAACTGCCCGAGCGGTTCCTCCCGCCGGTGGCATAGACCATTCCTTGCAGGACGTTGAGTTGGAATTGGATCCTGCTCTCCTGCATGGCTTGGATTCGCAGCCACTGGTTGAGGTGGGGGTCGTAGCGGTAGCAGATATCCACGGCTCCCTCTCCGCTCCGGTACTGCAGGTGCTGCCCTCCCACGATGTAGACGAAGTTGTCGAGCACGGCCACGCAGGAGTGGCTGCTCCCCACCTCCATCTCCGTCAGCTCCTTGAACTGCCGGGCGCCGGGCTCGGGCAGGCAGTAGGCTTTGGAGCTGACGGTGCGGTCGTTGTCGGTGTAGGGGGTGCCCCCGAAGGTGACGAGGGACAGGACGTCCGAGCGGATGGTGGTCCGGGGGGACTGCATCTCGTGCTGGCGGAAGGGAAGGATCTGGTAGTTGAAGGCTTCCAACAAATACTGTCGGCACAAGACGTCTTCCACCATGATGTCCAAGGTCTGGACGCTGTCCACCAGCTCCGAGGATTTCATCAGGGGGAAGCGGATGTGGCAGAGGACTTGGCTGGCGCTGGCGCGGCGGCCGGGGTCGTACTGCAGCCAGCGGACGGCGGCACGGAAGAGGTCGATCTCGCTGCAGCTTTTCAACTTGTTGCTCTGCAAGAAGAAGACGAGACGCTCCAGAGGCAGGTGGAGGAAATCCTCCTCTTCAGAGATCTGGAGGAAATGTCTAAAAGTGAAGGCGTCGACTGATTCCTTCAAGGATGAGAGGCTAAAGGTGGTGGCCATCTGCCCGATATTGAGACACGTTTCCACGCTCATGGCAGACTTCAGGAATTCTTCACAGAGCTCCACGACAGGCACCATCTGGAGGaagacagcagctcccagcacatcCTGAATGCAGTCAAGATCAAGAGTCACTTCAGCACTGTAGGCAAAGTCTATGATGTGCTTCAGGCCCTTTGCAGAAACACCTTTCAGTTCGATCACATCTTGGCTGGCTTCTCTCATCCCACCTGTGAACATTGCCCTGGAGGTcaaaaacacaaaggaaaaattcttttaaaatgatgtATGGCTTCAGaattttatttgggtttttttttctggttttaaacaCACTGATTCTTTCAGGGAGGGTGGGGGAATGGGAGAATAAATCACAGAGAAATCTCTAAAAGCCAAGAGAAATTAGAGTCTGCAATTCCTTACACAAACAGCGCCCTGAGAAGCAGCATCCAGCCAGCAGCAAGTCAAGTTTTATTCGACCCTACTGGACCACAGCACAGAGCTTCAAGAAGCAGACAGAGCTACCAGAGCAGGGAGGGTGGTACTCTGGACACCAATAAATCCATGATACTCAACAACCAAATGATACAACAGGATCTGCACCACCACAGATCAATAATCACATCCTGAGGAGCTGAAGTACACAGGGTCTGTCAGGATGAAGCAGGAACACTCTGGTCTGAGAGCCTCCCAGCTTGGGCCAAGGCTATGGACTGGGATAACCAAAAGCTACAAAAGCAGCTTAAATATTACAGATGCAACACACATCTCCTGGGCAGTCTGGAAATCACAAACAGACCCCTCCGAGGTTCATCCCCaacaacttcagaaaaacaggagTCGCAGCCGCTTCGGGAAGGCTCCGTCACGTTGCAGGAGGACGGCAGGGGGTTAACGggcaattaaacaaataaagaaataaaacccaaggtTTCCTTACAGCACAGCTGCAAGCACATCGGTTGACCAGGCCACGCTGAGATTAGGCCCTGGATCACCTCCTTGGGAGGCTTCAAAATTCCACAGGAAGCACACACCCCGCCAAGGACTGCGCGCAGACGTCTCGTAAACCGCTCCTCCGGAGCAGGGCTGTGGATCCGATGGGGATGTAACCccatttttggggggttttagACCTTTCTGTTGAATTTCAGCAGTTCTTTGTTACCCACGGGTAGCTCGGGGGGGGCTGTGCTCTGGGTAGTACTCAACAAGCAGtagctgagcagctctggggaagcCAAAGTCAAGGTGGGTTGTTGGAAGGACACGGAGTTGCCCCGTTCCCTGCCCTCCTCCACGTCCTCCTCTGTCACACAGAAGCCTGGCAGCTACCTACACATTTTAGGCTGGTTTTTCCACTCTCAAGAACCTGTTCTTTTCCATCAGAAAGGTGGAAAAGAGGAAGGCACGGGGTTGTCAGAGCTGCCTTGGGAACCTGCAGTGGCTCTAAGGTGCAAGTCAGTCAGAAAAAATGCTAAACAGACCTTGCTCAACATGGGAACAAAGGAATATCTTGGGAACGCTGTCAAAAGACAGGAGTTCTGAGTTTCCTGTCCAAACCAGGCTAGGAaacctgctgcctcccagcatAAACCCAAGAAATCCTAAATGACCTAAATAAGGAAATAGCTCCATATGAAATCAGCTTTCTGTAACCGAGTGACCAGGAATCCTGCTGGCAATTATTTGTCTCTCCAGCAGATGAGAGCATTCTGCTCAAATCCCCCTGCACATCCCCTGGCCCAGAACAGCACGTGGCCCTGATCCCCAGCCCTAGAGGATCTGCAGACACATGTGGACTCGTGCCTtagctgagcagagctgaatgtgcatcaggaaagaaaaagcattcctGTTGCCATGATGAAGACAAATCATCAAACAGAATGCAATTCCTTTAAAAAGGGTTATGGTTCTAAAATGCTGATTATATAAATGCCTCCATTTcactccttttcccccctttcccccctctttttttttttttttttcattaaaaagagtattttcaaAAGCTAGATTATTCTGCCATTGTTCCCCAAGACAACCATCCTTAGCACCACAGAAGTTATAACAAGAAACCTACTCAGCAATTATATTTTGACAGTGAAAACACACTGGCAGTGGCATTGCATCCAGCATTTATGAATACAAATAGTGCCATTAGCATTTGGTGGGAGATCAGCTCCATCATTAATTGCATGCCTGTTAGAGAGAGGGCTAAGCTTGGAAGGTTTATGTTAccaaagggagagagaagggaagagccTAGGAAATAGGTGTGTACATCAGATGGCATCAGAGCAACTGAAGAAATGGgtgaaggagagaagagaaatgccAAGGGACACTCAAGTCCTTTGTTACCTGCTCACTGAACAAGGTTGCTCGGGTCAGGAAGGAACCTACAGGTGAAGAGATTGCAAACCCCATGTAGCCCTTCTCCACCCTTCCTTGCAGTCCAGAACAACACCCAGGTCGAGCTCTCTCTTGTTTTGAGCCTTCCCTCCACCCACTGCCTCCAGCATGCCCCTCACTTGATACTGCTGCTGGTTCTACCAAAGATCCTTAACTCCAAAGAAAAGTCACTCCAAGTCAGAGAACTCTTCCAAAGGAGTCTGACAGAGGCAAAATGGATGACTACGTGTTTCTGcttaaaactgaatttcctGCTATGATATTGGCTCACTCTACATTAATTTGGTTGAGAAACCTCATCTCCATGCTCCAGTTTTCCACCCACACAAGATGGGACAATTCTCTATCTCCAGAGGGCCtgggacacagacacacagaatgCTTCGTGCTCCCAGGCAGCACTACAGACAGATCAGTGGTATTGAGAGATAACCTGAGTGTATTTACAATGGTGTCTTTACAAAGGAGGGTTCTTCAATGGGATGATTCATTTCAGAGCCCTGGCTGCCACTTTGCAGTCAGCTCAAGTAGCTGCAGGGCAAAAGCTGCTGAGGTGGGTTCAAGACCTGAGCTTGAACTTGCATCTTGGCCCAGCAGCTCTATTCAAAACAAACCTCATCTGTGTGCAGGGAGAATGACCCTGAGCCTCTGCATGCCTGCAGGTAACCCCACCAACATCTGTGGGGCAAACCAGCCCTCCAAAGGGTCGTGTGTGGGGGGAGGATTTTGGGGTGTGATGGGGAGGTTGGGGtgggagaggatggggaaacagaaaaccaaTGGGAAAGGTAATAATGCCTGCTTCCCTATCAGATTCTCACCTGAAATAGTCACTGCAGGCAGCCA harbors:
- the KLHL26 gene encoding kelch-like protein 26 isoform X1 — encoded protein: MAESGGAEFGAERPSSMADKNSTLKCTFSAPGHSTTLLQGLASLRAQAQLLDVILTINNEVFQVHKVVLAACSDYFRAMFTGGMREASQDVIELKGVSAKGLKHIIDFAYSAEVTLDLDCIQDVLGAAVFLQMVPVVELCEEFLKSAMSVETCLNIGQMATTFSLSSLKESVDAFTFRHFLQISEEEDFLHLPLERLVFFLQSNKLKSCSEIDLFRAAVRWLQYDPGRRASASQVLCHIRFPLMKSSELVDSVQTLDIMVEDVLCRQYLLEAFNYQILPFRQHEMQSPRTTIRSDVLSLVTFGGTPYTDNDRTVSSKAYCLPEPGARQFKELTEMEVGSSHSCVAVLDNFVYIVGGQHLQYRSGEGAVDICYRYDPHLNQWLRIQAMQESRIQFQLNVLQGMVYATGGRNRSGSLASVEKYCPKNNEWTYVCSLKRRTWGHAGATVGDKLYISGGYGISVEDKKALHCYDPAVDQWEFKTPMNEPRVLHAMVSANKRIYALGGRMDHVDRCFDVLAVEYYVPETDQWTTVSPMRAGQSEAGCCLLEKKIYIVGGYNWHLNNVTSIVQVYNTETDEWERDLHFPESFAGIACAPVILPQVTTQR
- the KLHL26 gene encoding kelch-like protein 26 isoform X3; the protein is MFTGGMREASQDVIELKGVSAKGLKHIIDFAYSAEVTLDLDCIQDVLGAAVFLQMVPVVELCEEFLKSAMSVETCLNIGQMATTFSLSSLKESVDAFTFRHFLQISEEEDFLHLPLERLVFFLQSNKLKSCSEIDLFRAAVRWLQYDPGRRASASQVLCHIRFPLMKSSELVDSVQTLDIMVEDVLCRQYLLEAFNYQILPFRQHEMQSPRTTIRSDVLSLVTFGGTPYTDNDRTVSSKAYCLPEPGARQFKELTEMEVGSSHSCVAVLDNFVYIVGGQHLQYRSGEGAVDICYRYDPHLNQWLRIQAMQESRIQFQLNVLQGMVYATGGRNRSGSLASVEKYCPKNNEWTYVCSLKRRTWGHAGATVGDKLYISGGYGISVEDKKALHCYDPAVDQWEFKTPMNEPRVLHAMVSANKRIYALGGRMDHVDRCFDVLAVEYYVPETDQWTTVSPMRAGQSEAGCCLLEKKIYIVGGYNWHLNNVTSIVQVYNTETDEWERDLHFPESFAGIACAPVILPQVTTQR
- the KLHL26 gene encoding kelch-like protein 26 isoform X2, which encodes MAESGGAEFGAERPSRAMFTGGMREASQDVIELKGVSAKGLKHIIDFAYSAEVTLDLDCIQDVLGAAVFLQMVPVVELCEEFLKSAMSVETCLNIGQMATTFSLSSLKESVDAFTFRHFLQISEEEDFLHLPLERLVFFLQSNKLKSCSEIDLFRAAVRWLQYDPGRRASASQVLCHIRFPLMKSSELVDSVQTLDIMVEDVLCRQYLLEAFNYQILPFRQHEMQSPRTTIRSDVLSLVTFGGTPYTDNDRTVSSKAYCLPEPGARQFKELTEMEVGSSHSCVAVLDNFVYIVGGQHLQYRSGEGAVDICYRYDPHLNQWLRIQAMQESRIQFQLNVLQGMVYATGGRNRSGSLASVEKYCPKNNEWTYVCSLKRRTWGHAGATVGDKLYISGGYGISVEDKKALHCYDPAVDQWEFKTPMNEPRVLHAMVSANKRIYALGGRMDHVDRCFDVLAVEYYVPETDQWTTVSPMRAGQSEAGCCLLEKKIYIVGGYNWHLNNVTSIVQVYNTETDEWERDLHFPESFAGIACAPVILPQVTTQR